ATAATTTCACTTGGAGATACAATATCTTCAAGAACTGAATCATATACACTTGTTAAAGTTCTTGATCTTGGAATAATTTTgaatgatttatttttttgcttTCCTTTTAAGATAGTTCTTTTTGCAACTAACAcaacatattttttagtttttttttctaattcattaattaattttctttGGATTTTTCTTACATAGGTTGTATAAATTTTGTAaggaatataaattaaaattgttttcttttttaatttttctactTCTATTAAATcacatgataataattttatttctttagcATCTGTTTTTATATCCGAAGAACTAGATAATTCAATGTCTAATAAACATTGTGCTATCTCTTTTTCTAAGTCGCTTGGGTTACTTTTTAATACTCTCTTTTGAACAGCATCCATTTTGAcccttattttatattaatcaattttttgatttcttaaaaattaaatataaaaataaaaattaattttctttttaaatatatcctatgaaaattataaaaaattttaaaatatatatatttatataatatatatatataaaaatgtataattctttttattttttttcatatcaaattttttacaaatatatatatatttatatatattatattattgagccttctaattcttttttctttaaatatataaaaatatttacatataataatataatatggaaaatataaattattttatataaatatttaaatatttataaataaatatacatatatatatatttcactttatttatattttcttatttttattttatttatttttttatttcccttctttttattcttatccttaccttaattttatatatattttgcctactttctgttttttttttttttttttctttttattattatattatttttttttttttttataggaatgaacaaaaattatttcgatttttatatttaacaaaatatatttatttataaacaaaaacGAAGTTATAAGTCATCACAAAATAAAAGttacaaataaatttttttttttttttttccctttttgaatattaaatatattaaatattaaatttatataaaaaataaatgtaatcttaataaatatatattatatatattattatatgcatatattatatatttatatatatatataaaaataaatgtgggatatgaatgaaaaatatttaaaaaatttattttataaaaaattttacatacataatatattatttatatatattatattatgaagcattatacatatatatataagtgttgtgttgaaattttttattaaaatatgtaagaaaaaaaatttagaattgaatcaatatataaaaaaatatatatatatataaatatacatattattatatatatatatcataatatgtatgtatagatatatatatatttttaaagtgcttatataaaaatattttcttcttcattccttagataaaaatatattatctcatatacattaatattgatgaaacatatataaaaataaagaattataataatattatattgaaattattatatatatatatataatatttcatatatttttttctttatatataatatatataatatatgtataatctTAGTAATAATAAGAGCCTCaagtttaaaaatatatatatatacccatTTTTATACCACACCACTTAAGGCTCTAATTTTTTTCCctccttaaaaaaaaattaaaaagaaatatataatattatatataaatatatatactgtgaaaaaattataatatatatgaataatttacatttaatataaaagataatatgatcaaaaaaaaaaaaaaaaaaaaaaaaaaattaaaaaaaaaatttatatatatatatatgatatttatatacaaatttattaagaatgtgtttttttattttctaatttaatatatatatcaaatacatttatatattttttatatgaaaaaaaatgcattttaatatataattataaaatatatatgtatatgtatacatatatatgcttATGTTCTTAAAACTGATTTTTATTgagaattataaaatatatgtatcatttaaaaaacaaataaaatcaGGCAACTGaaaacatacatacatatatatatatatatatatatatttataatgaatgagcttttttttttaaacaaagTTGCATAAAGAATACAAATACATACACAAAAATTCTATccccttttttttatatattcaagtaatatttaagaatttctatataataaaggattaataaatattttataaatatatgtaataacaATGGAGAACacaaaaggaaaatataaataaatggaGGGGTGTTATATGGgagcatttttttttctcttaacatttacaaatataaagataaatgtttgtaaatatatatatttatatatatatggaaataaaaaagagaaCATAATCTTAATAATTTGTAATTAAACCATGTTAAAATAGATAACcataatattacattatttcaattataattaattattattattaattttttgttttattttttttttctttcttacaaaataattatatatttattaaaatgtatatatgtatatatatatattatgtggtTTTATAAAACATGGTTCAAAAACATATACATGTGGTCTTTtaacatgaaaaaaatatataccagttgtatttttatatatatatatatatattttttttttttttgtaatatataagaaaatgtAAAACGTTTGTTtctaattaaaatataagttTTTCTTTAATAGCTATATACAACCACCTTTCGATTATTTTGTTAAAATTTTCCCCTtatccattttttatttttacaaataaagaaaataatattatatctacAACAAcaaaattgtatatatatatatatatatatatatatatatatatatgtagatttatttatttattattcccCTTTTAATTTATGGAATAAGTTCAAAGTAACTATTCACAATATAACATACTTCATTTTAAAtactaatattttaaaattgtaatcatttctttctttttctttccaTGCATATTAAGGGTTTGATTATAACAATTCTgaaaagtaaatatatatttatatgtaacatTTTATGCCATTTAAGgaaatttaaattttatataaaattttttaaaaataaataatatgtaattaATATTAGGTGTAcaaaatatgtatgtatgtttttttttttttttttttttttttttttttttttttttttttccctctctcttcatttattaaccttatttacattaaaaaaaaaaaaaaaaaatctgtAGGATCCTTAAATGGTCACCcttcataaaataaatgtaatgataattaattgattaatttttttttgtgataaattatttatttagcgatattatatatatacttacatATTAAAGTATCTACAAACGTTTGAACAACgttgaaaaataaataaatatatatatatatatatatttttattttttgataaataCACCTTTGTATATGCCTGTAATCCATATAGAACATGTAACAATAAGGGaaacatattaaaatataaaaatgttaaaaaaaaatttatccTATACCTTTATGTTTGTACAatttttgcttttttttaaatgaaattTTGGATAGTTAAAAAAAACGTTTTCTCAAAAAATCCTTttagaaattataaaattatatatttgaagaataaaaatgtaaataactTTTTTCGTTTGTTTTCATCATCACCCGTTTGTATACCTAAAAGGGTAGGGTTTATGAAGCCGTCGTTCAAATTAAATAGGAAGGCTCAGAAATATATTGTTAATGTTCAAtggttaaaaaataatgatacgAAAAAATTAGAAGAACTGtgtaacaaaataaaaaaagatgcAAACAGCTTTGATAGTTATGAACTTATtgatttgatatattatctaaGTAAACAttctaataaaaatgtatatttaacAATTGAacctttattatttcatttttttcttaaatataataaaaatagtcatacaataaatttaaatgGTATATCAATACACAGATTATTAAGAGTACTTACAGAATATCAAGATATTGTATATAGAGAATGGATATATTCAATCTCTGaaataatatcaaaaaaacaTGCACACATCTCTATGAGAGATATACAACTTATATTAGATGATTTGGCattattttatgattttCAAATACATAAACACATTATACCTTTTTATAAAACTATAACTAATCGAATTAATGAATTGGAAATTAAACGACTACCATTTCTAATACATGTAATTGGTCGCATAGGatctaatgataataaattattatatgtactttttaatacattaaaaaataatatattcaaaagtGAATTATATAGGTCAGATTTTTCAGGACTCATGTTAAGAGGATTAGCTAATCTTAAAATTGTACCACaaacaaatttattatatcagtTATATAAACCTATAAGAGATAATATTCATTGCAccaatattaaatatatatcatggTGTGCTGATGGATTTTCTAGACTTAACTTCTTCTATCCTTTACCTCTTCTTGTAAATCAAATACTCAAAATGAAAGACAAAATATCTCAACTCGAACTTAATGATTTTTCATCAATATTAAATTGTAtacaatcatatatattaataaaatattataataacacaCAAATGGAACAGAATATTTGTAAACATTatcaaaaaaagataaataatatagataaaaacaattcattctattcatatataaatgatgaaaatattatacaggACCATTTTAATTCAAAAACACAATATTGTAACATATCTCAACCAAAAAGTGGtgacaataaaatatataatcaaaaggatgaaaagataaataatgatatggtTTATAATAATACCTCACaacaaaatacaaataacaacacagatataaaaaataataataatatgaagaaaaataaaaatatgaactatatgtttaataattctaatcaatattataaaaatatacaaataaataataaaaatcccattttggaagaaaaaaaaaatggttcttttcaaaataataaatatccaAATAATGATACAGATATgaatttttctatttctattgaacaattatatgatatttatataaaattagaaaatataattttagaaaaaataagtgaaagtatatataatagtactCCTCCATATAGAGTTATTATGTTCGAATTAATGACCAGATTGTTtagattttataataaaccAATAGatcttattattactatGAATACACATAGATATGATACACCTATATtgttaaaatattcaaatagCTTGCAACTCATTTtatcaaatgaaaaaaatagattAATGAGCAATTCTAACTTATCTTTTTATGTCAACAAGtttgatattttaaatgattttttttttcgaacAGATCATAAAGAAACAGATGaacataatatgaataaccATAAATCGAATGAAAATAACAAACATtgtaatattgaaaaaaatagtaaCGATATCTCTGTTAATATTCCTCTaccaaaaatatttaaaacttTTTTACATTCCATATATTTTAGAACTCCCGCTTTAGGAGGTAGAACTATTATGTTACTCTTAATTGCTCTAGTACGATTAAATTTTGGTCAAAGAGAAAAATTAgaatatgaacaaaaaataaatacta
This region of Plasmodium sp. gorilla clade G2 genome assembly, chromosome: 13 genomic DNA includes:
- a CDS encoding 40S ribosomal protein S7, putative — translated: MDAVQKRVLKSNPSDLEKEIAQCLLDIELSSSSDIKTDAKEIKLLSCDLIEVEKLKKKTILIYIPYKIYTTYVRKIQRKLINELEKKTKKYVVLVAKRTILKGKQKNKSFKIIPRSRTLTSVYDSVLEDIVSPSEIIGKRISMKADGKRVFKIMLDSKERQRDNIEEKLISFAAVYKKITRRDAVFSLPPTNDK